One Rhodoferax sp. GW822-FHT02A01 genomic window, CGCGCGCTACGAGCGACTTTTCTCAGGCGAAGCGCTTGGCGGAGCATACTGTAACTTGTATCGGCTAGTATGTATTCGTTGATTGAAGATTTTGGAGAGCAGTTGTGTTTTTGCTCGCCATGCTTCGCATTACTTAACTAGTTGGTAGAGGCATTCATGTCAGAAAAAATTTTTGTCGCAGGACATAATGGTCTAGTAGGTTCTGCCATTGTTAGGACGTTATTAGGCGGCGGGATTCGTGAAGATCAGATCGTGCGCCGCACCAGAGTAGAGCTGGATCTTTGCAGCCAAGCAGCAGTGCATCATTTCTTCGAACAAGAGCGCCCCACACAGGTTTACATGGCCGCGGCCAAGGTCGGCGGCATCTACGCCAACAATACTTATCCAGCGGATTTCATTTATGACAACTTGATGGTGCAGGCCAACGTCATCCACGCAGCCCACGTCAACGGGGTGCAAAAGCTGATGTTTTTAGGCTCAAGCTGTATCTATCCTCGCCTGGCCGCGCAGCCTATGACGGAGGACGCACTGATGACAGGCACTCTGGAACCTACAAACGAACCCTATGGCATCGCCAAAATTGCCGGCATCAAGTTGTGCGAGAGCTACAACCGCCAATATGGGCGGGATTATCGTAGCGTAATGCCGACGAATCTATATGGTCCAGGTGACAGTTACCACCCCGATAACAGCCACGTCATTCCTGCATTGATTCGTCGTTTCCACGAGGCAAAGCTCAGTGGCGCGCCCGAAGTGGCCATCTGGGGAACAGGGACACCACGCCGGGAGTTTCTGTACGTGGACGACATGGCCGCAGCCAGCGTCTTCGTGATGCAGCTGCCTTTGGAGGTCTACCAATCTCAGACCAAGCCCATGCAGAGCCATATCAATGTGGGCTATGGCAGCGACGTGACGATTGCGGAGGTTGCCCAGGCGGTCGCCCAAGCAGTGGGCTACAGCGGCGCAGTCACGTTTGATACCTCCAAGCCCGATGGTGCACCACGTAAGTGGATGGACAGTAGCAAACTCAATGCGTTGGGGTGGACTGCCAAGACATCCTTATCTACTGGA contains:
- a CDS encoding GDP-L-fucose synthase yields the protein MSEKIFVAGHNGLVGSAIVRTLLGGGIREDQIVRRTRVELDLCSQAAVHHFFEQERPTQVYMAAAKVGGIYANNTYPADFIYDNLMVQANVIHAAHVNGVQKLMFLGSSCIYPRLAAQPMTEDALMTGTLEPTNEPYGIAKIAGIKLCESYNRQYGRDYRSVMPTNLYGPGDSYHPDNSHVIPALIRRFHEAKLSGAPEVAIWGTGTPRREFLYVDDMAAASVFVMQLPLEVYQSQTKPMQSHINVGYGSDVTIAEVAQAVAQAVGYSGAVTFDTSKPDGAPRKWMDSSKLNALGWTAKTSLSTGLAKAYEDFLRRGL